The Litchfieldia alkalitelluris genome has a window encoding:
- a CDS encoding serine/threonine protein kinase: protein MNQDWQIATDSLSQIKISSNPNNEPVSISGNAEKLRCIGVGTDAAVFQHNDLPAYAFKIYANDKSGKIKIEAEVYNILGSSPYFSTCYASNDHFLVLSYEEGITLFDCILQGIHISEQVVEDVEKARAYVREQGLNPRDIHLKNILLQNGRAKILDVSEYIKPGNDYRWEHLKKGYEEYYHLIDGKSVPFWLVETVRKWYNQWNKYSSSFEEFMNNVMKNTPFRR, encoded by the coding sequence GTGAATCAAGACTGGCAAATAGCTACAGATTCCTTATCACAAATAAAAATTTCTTCCAACCCAAATAATGAACCCGTATCAATTAGTGGAAATGCTGAAAAGTTAAGGTGTATTGGGGTTGGAACAGATGCTGCTGTTTTTCAACATAATGATCTTCCGGCATACGCATTTAAAATTTATGCAAACGATAAAAGCGGTAAAATTAAAATAGAGGCCGAAGTTTACAATATCTTAGGATCTTCACCTTATTTTTCAACATGTTATGCGTCGAATGACCATTTTTTAGTCTTAAGTTATGAAGAAGGAATAACGCTTTTTGACTGCATCCTTCAGGGAATACATATTTCAGAGCAGGTAGTTGAGGATGTGGAAAAGGCGAGAGCATATGTGCGTGAGCAGGGGCTTAATCCTCGTGATATTCATCTGAAAAATATTTTACTTCAAAATGGAAGAGCTAAAATTCTCGATGTTTCTGAATATATCAAGCCAGGAAATGATTATCGTTGGGAGCATTTGAAAAAGGGATATGAGGAATATTATCACCTTATAGATGGGAAATCTGTTCCATTTTGGTTAGTAGAAACTGTCCGGAAATGGTATAACCAGTGGAACAAGTATTCTTCTTCATTTGAGGAGTTTATGAATAACGTAATGAAAAATACACCGTTTAGACGTTAG
- a CDS encoding 2-hydroxyacid dehydrogenase, with the protein MKQRIYITRKISNEIVEWLKQFVDVKMWMEEETPVPRAILQKEIREVDGLYCLLTEQVDRELINQANNLKVISNMAVGYNNIDIEYAAKKGIAVTNTPGVLTETTADLTFSLLMATARRLGEAEQFLREGKWTTWSPMLLTGQDIYGTTLGIIGLGRIGEAVARRAKGFGMKIIYYNRNRKPNVERELNLTYYPFEELLKTADYICILTPFTDETKNLIDEREFKLMKPNTILINTSRGGIVNEEALYKALSKNQIWGAGLDVFDEEPISADHPLLSLKNVVVTPHIGSASIQTRMRMAKLAAENLISVLQKKQCSFIVN; encoded by the coding sequence GTGAAACAGAGGATTTACATTACTAGAAAAATATCGAATGAAATTGTTGAATGGTTAAAACAATTTGTTGATGTGAAGATGTGGATGGAAGAAGAAACACCGGTTCCCCGTGCAATTTTACAAAAAGAAATAAGGGAAGTTGATGGACTTTATTGTTTATTAACTGAGCAGGTTGATCGAGAGTTAATCAATCAAGCAAATAATCTGAAAGTGATCAGTAATATGGCTGTTGGCTATAACAATATTGATATCGAATATGCAGCTAAAAAGGGAATTGCTGTTACAAATACACCTGGGGTTCTGACTGAAACAACGGCTGATTTAACTTTTTCCCTTTTAATGGCGACAGCGCGAAGGTTAGGTGAGGCGGAACAATTTCTACGAGAAGGTAAGTGGACAACCTGGTCACCCATGTTATTAACAGGGCAAGATATTTATGGAACAACACTCGGAATCATTGGCTTAGGTAGGATCGGGGAAGCAGTTGCAAGACGAGCAAAGGGCTTTGGTATGAAAATTATTTATTATAATCGAAATAGGAAGCCTAATGTTGAAAGAGAATTAAATCTGACTTATTATCCTTTTGAGGAATTGCTGAAAACCGCTGACTATATTTGTATACTAACTCCTTTTACAGATGAAACCAAAAATTTAATTGATGAACGAGAGTTTAAATTGATGAAGCCAAATACGATATTAATTAATACATCTCGTGGTGGCATTGTGAATGAAGAGGCCCTATATAAGGCTCTATCCAAGAACCAAATTTGGGGTGCGGGATTAGATGTATTTGATGAGGAGCCAATCTCAGCTGACCACCCACTGTTAAGTCTAAAAAATGTGGTAGTAACACCGCATATAGGAAGTGCTAGTATTCAAACACGAATGAGAATGGCAAAACTTGCTGCCGAAAACTTAATCTCTGTTTTACAAAAGAAACAATGTAGCTTTATCGTAAATTAA
- a CDS encoding CBO0543 family protein, producing MNQEQLEMYNKLKDLQGQVLKLYKEYWHLYSDISTWQFWLICLLFFLGPLVTLFFLLDRENKFLLGFYGLNVHIWFSYIDIWGSGQGLWGYPYKFIPFLPGNLSLDAALIPTLFMLVYQWTLKHKKNYYLYTIILSLFLSFIFKPLLNLHTLFLLHKGTNYLHLLLGYIVVLLMAKVITNVFIKLPDIKRK from the coding sequence TTGAACCAAGAGCAACTAGAAATGTACAATAAATTAAAAGATTTACAGGGACAAGTCCTCAAGTTATATAAAGAATATTGGCACCTTTATTCAGATATTAGTACATGGCAATTTTGGCTTATTTGTTTACTTTTTTTTCTAGGCCCTTTGGTCACATTATTTTTTCTACTTGATCGTGAAAATAAATTTTTACTTGGTTTTTATGGATTAAATGTACACATTTGGTTTAGTTATATAGATATCTGGGGATCCGGTCAGGGGTTATGGGGTTATCCATATAAGTTTATTCCTTTTCTACCAGGTAATTTATCTCTAGATGCTGCCCTTATCCCAACTTTATTTATGTTAGTTTATCAATGGACGTTAAAGCATAAAAAGAATTATTACTTATATACAATTATATTATCGCTATTCTTATCTTTTATATTTAAACCACTCTTGAATTTACATACCTTATTTTTGCTACATAAAGGAACAAATTATCTTCATTTGCTTTTAGGATATATAGTGGTTTTATTAATGGCTAAAGTGATTACAAATGTATTTATAAAATTGCCTGATATAAAAAGAAAATAG
- a CDS encoding GTP pyrophosphokinase has protein sequence MSLQTNETENMKELKTELIRFMMAYKFALDEVNTKIDILKQEFKFIHEYNPIEHVSSRVKSPESILKKIRQKELMLSLPIIRENIRDIAGIRITCSFISDIYKISEMLEKQKDIKVVQCKDYIKTPKSNGYRSLHLIIEIPIFMSDRVENVYVEIQIRTIAMDFWASLEHKIYYKYNNEIPQKMKTELKEAANSAAELDIKMEKIHQEMNLLKEMSEPDDDNFQELFIDNIKFNLPNNFLNLSKGLINNSK, from the coding sequence ATGAGCTTACAGACAAATGAAACTGAAAATATGAAAGAATTAAAAACAGAATTGATTAGATTCATGATGGCTTATAAATTTGCTCTAGATGAAGTAAACACTAAAATTGATATTTTGAAGCAAGAATTCAAATTTATCCATGAATACAATCCAATTGAACACGTTAGTTCACGAGTTAAGTCCCCTGAAAGCATTCTAAAAAAGATTCGTCAAAAAGAGCTTATGCTTTCATTACCAATCATAAGAGAAAATATTCGAGATATAGCTGGAATTCGTATCACTTGTTCATTCATTTCAGATATTTATAAGATTAGTGAAATGCTTGAGAAGCAAAAAGATATTAAAGTCGTTCAGTGTAAGGACTATATAAAAACTCCAAAATCTAATGGATATAGAAGCCTACATCTTATTATTGAAATTCCAATTTTTATGTCAGACAGAGTTGAGAATGTTTATGTAGAAATTCAAATTCGAACCATTGCGATGGATTTCTGGGCAAGTCTGGAACATAAAATTTATTATAAATACAACAATGAAATCCCGCAAAAGATGAAGACTGAATTGAAGGAGGCAGCAAATTCAGCTGCTGAATTAGACATAAAGATGGAGAAAATTCATCAGGAAATGAACTTGCTCAAGGAAATGTCTGAACCTGATGATGATAATTTTCAAGAACTATTTATAGACAACATAAAGTTTAATCTTCCTAATAATTTTTTAAATTTAAGCAAGGGTCTAATAAATAATAGCAAATAG
- a CDS encoding DUF5392 family protein, with product MMMFNQDIPNFVHKELEKINEVLSPITKKVAKYRLWSFPLICISLINLYLMVMMLPSIREVVPTIILYAVLGAIGMALGKEAKHYQLQLQTQSTEYIIKRINESDIESDQIKARYTRLINDNPKNSMNYFIEFLQKENSHRNGSGIGAN from the coding sequence ATGATGATGTTTAATCAGGATATCCCTAATTTTGTTCATAAAGAGTTGGAAAAAATCAATGAGGTTTTATCACCAATTACTAAAAAGGTTGCAAAATATAGATTATGGTCTTTTCCATTAATCTGTATATCCCTAATTAATTTATACTTGATGGTGATGATGCTACCAAGTATTCGAGAAGTTGTGCCAACAATCATTTTATATGCGGTATTGGGAGCTATTGGAATGGCTTTAGGTAAGGAAGCAAAACATTACCAATTACAGTTGCAAACTCAAAGTACAGAATATATCATCAAACGAATCAATGAAAGCGATATTGAATCTGATCAAATAAAAGCAAGGTATACAAGATTAATCAATGACAATCCAAAGAATTCAATGAATTACTTTATTGAATTCTTACAAAAGGAAAATAGTCATAGAAATGGTAGTGGGATAGGAGCGAATTGA
- a CDS encoding TetR/AcrR family transcriptional regulator — protein MPKITFHNLPDDKKQKLIQAVKKEFSRVPVYEASISNIIKTANIPRGSFYQYFEDKEDAYYYLLNEMVLELNNVFIALLTKHEGNLFEAMVDLFKLIIDEDENFYLLKNSFSNMSYKVEDKFSGIFSDYHNSNEKIEKISLYINKKTLNINDDREIFFMMQIISAVTLRNFVEKFAKDLTKEEAIKNYIIEMNMLKNGLAKKLE, from the coding sequence TTGCCTAAAATAACCTTTCATAATTTACCTGATGATAAAAAACAAAAATTAATCCAGGCTGTAAAAAAGGAATTTTCGAGGGTACCTGTGTATGAAGCTTCGATCTCAAACATTATAAAAACAGCTAACATCCCACGTGGAAGCTTTTATCAATACTTTGAAGACAAAGAGGATGCTTATTATTATTTGTTGAATGAAATGGTTCTAGAATTAAATAACGTATTTATTGCGCTGTTAACGAAGCACGAAGGCAATTTATTTGAGGCAATGGTTGATTTGTTTAAGTTAATCATTGACGAGGATGAGAATTTTTACCTATTAAAAAATTCCTTTTCAAATATGTCATATAAAGTTGAGGATAAATTTTCAGGAATTTTTAGTGATTATCATAATAGTAATGAAAAAATTGAAAAAATAAGTTTATACATCAATAAAAAGACTCTAAACATTAATGATGACCGTGAAATATTTTTTATGATGCAAATCATTTCTGCAGTAACGCTACGGAATTTTGTAGAGAAATTTGCGAAGGATTTAACAAAAGAAGAAGCAATTAAAAATTATATCATTGAAATGAACATGTTGAAGAATGGTCTTGCTAAGAAACTTGAATAG
- a CDS encoding (Fe-S)-binding protein, translated as MKVSLFITCLADIFYSNVGKDTVEVLEKVGCEVHFPEQQTCCGQPAYNSGYHKETKEVAKHMIRTFEDSEYVVSPSGSCVSMLQEYTHLFKDDEVWKKRAENLANKSYELTQFLVDVLKVENIKASLNAKATYHKSCHMTRLLGVKEAPLKLLENVEGLEMSPLPNSHDCCGFGGTFSVKMGPISEQMVDEKVRHIEETNSEILIGSDCGCLMNIGGRINRQGKPIKIMHIAEVLNSEVK; from the coding sequence GTGAAAGTATCGTTATTTATTACATGTCTTGCTGATATCTTTTATTCTAACGTTGGAAAAGATACGGTAGAGGTATTAGAAAAGGTTGGTTGCGAGGTTCATTTTCCAGAACAACAAACATGCTGTGGGCAGCCTGCGTATAATAGTGGCTATCATAAGGAAACAAAAGAAGTGGCAAAGCATATGATTCGTACGTTTGAGGATTCAGAATATGTCGTTTCTCCTTCCGGATCTTGTGTTTCGATGCTACAAGAATATACACATTTATTTAAAGATGATGAAGTATGGAAAAAAAGAGCCGAAAATCTTGCAAACAAATCCTATGAACTTACTCAATTTTTAGTAGATGTCTTAAAAGTGGAAAATATTAAAGCTAGTTTAAATGCCAAAGCAACTTATCACAAGTCATGTCACATGACACGTTTACTAGGAGTGAAAGAAGCACCATTAAAGCTTCTTGAAAATGTAGAAGGGTTAGAAATGTCACCGCTTCCAAATAGCCATGATTGTTGTGGTTTTGGTGGAACATTTTCGGTAAAGATGGGGCCAATTTCAGAGCAAATGGTAGATGAAAAAGTACGACATATTGAAGAAACAAATTCTGAGATTTTAATAGGTTCAGATTGTGGTTGTTTAATGAATATTGGAGGGCGTATTAATCGTCAAGGAAAACCAATAAAAATTATGCACATTGCTGAAGTGCTGAATAGTGAGGTGAAATAA